The proteins below come from a single Acidovorax sp. NCPPB 4044 genomic window:
- a CDS encoding helix-turn-helix domain-containing protein: MKNRLDLTRLAELDRQFCDFAKLQRNATPRCGWAKTVRLALGMSSKALGERLGMTAQGVRKLEQAEANGTITLNTLARLAHGLDCEVHYMFVPRTSLVEQVLNRTQEIAGIALPSTLKGAEVLTDAETLMALTSALVKVSKRGLW; this comes from the coding sequence TTGAAAAACCGCCTGGATCTCACCCGCTTGGCCGAACTTGATCGGCAGTTTTGCGATTTCGCGAAGCTGCAGCGGAATGCCACGCCCAGGTGTGGCTGGGCAAAGACGGTGAGATTGGCCTTGGGCATGAGTTCCAAAGCGCTAGGTGAGCGCTTGGGCATGACGGCGCAGGGAGTCCGCAAACTGGAGCAGGCCGAGGCCAACGGCACTATCACGCTGAATACGCTTGCACGTTTGGCTCATGGCCTGGACTGTGAAGTGCACTACATGTTTGTTCCCCGAACCAGTTTGGTGGAGCAGGTGCTCAACCGTACTCAAGAGATCGCTGGAATTGCGTTGCCGTCCACGTTGAAGGGGGCGGAGGTGCTGACAGATGCAGAGACGCTGATGGCCCTTACGAGTGCGCTGGTAAAAGTGAGCAAGCGTGGCCTTTGGTGA
- a CDS encoding MbcA/ParS/Xre antitoxin family protein, whose protein sequence is MVDESGDPTGFDAQTWLNHWLVGVVPALGDRRPLDVLKEPGGLEVVRSLLMRVQSGAFS, encoded by the coding sequence ATGGTTGATGAGTCTGGTGACCCAACTGGTTTCGACGCACAGACCTGGCTTAATCACTGGCTCGTGGGGGTGGTCCCAGCGTTGGGTGATCGAAGGCCTCTCGATGTGCTCAAAGAGCCCGGCGGCCTTGAGGTGGTGCGGAGCTTGCTCATGCGTGTCCAGTCTGGTGCGTTCTCGTAG